The Clostridioides difficile genome has a segment encoding these proteins:
- a CDS encoding FtsX-like permease family protein has translation MRSYLELVPQYAKVHKKKNRTTILCIVIAVCLVTAIFGLADMAIQCQKVQFIKDDGNWHIVLKNLNEESISEISSRVDIAHHGRGQVAENGEFKSKEIWIQGLDEDLAKQLGLEIIKGRYPVGENETLIDIDAVKEFNLKVGDFIKVRLADGRDKNYKIVGVYSSMAKLKASDKHGLMLSILGTQAIEKSETYDYYYITFKDRVNIRKATSDIKNILNLSDKEVGKNEKLLSIIGQGDSDYSKPLYLTAGGLFILVLIASVIMIYNSFNMGVIERIKFFGLLRCLGASKLQVKKFVVLESLTLSIKAIPIGLLLGGIVTIISSIFLKYVNTELFGSMPILKVSFIGIVFGIIVGFLTVILSAIVPAKKASRVSPLSAIRGNLMFKEILTNGKASKIANAGNSKIDASMGMNHAFSRKKSFILMTSSFAISIVLFLGFSVFIDFMYQALKPIKPEAAHISIVEPDFKSVLTKEDIKEISNIKGIKKVYSRMMTDVEATYNDKEATSQLISYEKNQFDWAKKYLVKGEINEDKLESENIGLVEEGHGFNIGDKIYIKNGNSKKEIEIAGILSSISFDVKDKYIGNIITSENTFTSVTGIKDYIIIDTQVDEDAPENLIQNIRSVLDDNLEVQDRRQGNLEATNSFYTMAVFVYGFVFIIAIISMFNIINSMNISVTSRINYYGIMRAIGMSNKQLRKMVIVESSTYAVSGCLLGSVLGLILHRYIFVSLVTLKFHIEWQIPFDLLFIIVVTMIIITLLSVRKPIKKICELDIIDVVNAQ, from the coding sequence ATGAGAAGCTATTTAGAACTAGTACCACAATATGCAAAGGTTCATAAGAAAAAAAATAGAACTACAATTTTATGTATTGTTATTGCAGTATGTTTAGTTACTGCTATTTTTGGACTAGCAGATATGGCTATACAATGTCAAAAAGTACAATTTATAAAAGATGATGGAAATTGGCACATAGTACTTAAAAATCTTAATGAAGAATCTATATCAGAAATAAGTAGTAGAGTAGATATAGCTCACCATGGGAGAGGACAAGTTGCTGAAAATGGAGAATTTAAATCAAAAGAGATTTGGATACAAGGTTTAGATGAAGATTTGGCAAAACAATTAGGTCTAGAAATAATAAAAGGGCGTTATCCTGTTGGAGAGAATGAAACTTTAATAGATATAGATGCAGTTAAGGAATTTAATTTAAAAGTAGGAGACTTTATAAAAGTAAGGTTGGCAGATGGGAGAGATAAAAACTATAAGATAGTAGGCGTATATTCATCAATGGCGAAATTAAAAGCGTCAGATAAACATGGATTGATGCTTTCAATACTAGGCACACAAGCTATTGAAAAATCAGAAACGTATGATTATTACTATATTACATTTAAAGATAGGGTTAATATTAGAAAAGCAACATCTGATATTAAAAACATTTTAAACTTAAGTGATAAAGAAGTTGGTAAAAATGAAAAATTACTTTCTATTATAGGTCAAGGTGACTCTGATTATTCTAAACCACTTTATTTAACAGCAGGAGGACTTTTTATACTTGTGTTAATAGCAAGTGTTATCATGATATATAATAGCTTTAATATGGGTGTAATAGAGAGGATAAAGTTTTTTGGACTATTACGTTGCTTGGGAGCATCAAAACTCCAAGTCAAAAAATTTGTTGTTTTAGAAAGTTTAACTCTAAGTATAAAGGCTATTCCAATAGGATTATTATTAGGAGGTATTGTAACCATTATATCCTCTATATTTCTCAAATATGTGAATACAGAGTTGTTTGGTTCGATGCCAATTTTAAAGGTTAGCTTTATTGGTATTGTGTTTGGAATAATAGTAGGATTTTTAACAGTAATATTATCAGCTATTGTTCCAGCAAAAAAAGCTTCTCGAGTGTCTCCACTAAGTGCTATACGTGGGAATCTAATGTTTAAAGAAATTTTAACTAATGGAAAAGCAAGTAAAATTGCTAATGCAGGAAATTCTAAAATTGATGCTTCTATGGGAATGAATCATGCCTTTTCAAGAAAAAAATCTTTTATACTTATGACTTCTTCATTTGCTATTAGTATTGTATTGTTTTTAGGTTTTAGTGTATTTATAGACTTTATGTATCAGGCACTTAAACCCATAAAACCAGAAGCTGCTCATATATCTATTGTTGAACCTGACTTTAAGTCTGTTCTTACTAAAGAAGATATTAAGGAAATAAGCAATATCAAAGGAATAAAAAAAGTATATAGCAGAATGATGACGGATGTAGAAGCTACTTATAACGATAAGGAGGCAACATCTCAGCTAATTTCTTATGAAAAAAATCAATTTGACTGGGCAAAAAAGTATCTAGTAAAAGGGGAAATTAATGAAGATAAATTAGAGTCAGAAAATATCGGATTAGTAGAAGAAGGGCATGGATTTAATATTGGAGATAAGATATATATTAAAAATGGAAATTCTAAGAAAGAGATAGAGATAGCAGGTATACTTTCTTCAATTTCATTTGATGTTAAAGATAAATACATTGGAAATATTATAACATCTGAAAATACTTTTACAAGTGTAACAGGTATAAAAGACTATATAATAATTGATACTCAAGTTGATGAAGATGCTCCTGAAAATTTAATTCAAAATATAAGAAGTGTTCTAGATGATAACTTAGAGGTTCAAGATAGGCGACAAGGTAACTTAGAGGCTACAAATTCATTTTACACTATGGCAGTTTTTGTATATGGGTTTGTATTTATAATTGCGATTATAAGTATGTTTAATATCATAAACAGTATGAATATAAGCGTTACAAGTAGAATAAATTACTATGGTATTATGCGTGCAATAGGCATGTCCAATAAGCAATTAAGAAAAATGGTAATAGTAGAATCAAGTACATATGCTGTAAGTGGTTGTTTATTGGGGAGTGTACTTGGATTAATATTACATAGGTATATATTTGTATCATTAGTAACATTAAAATTTCATATAGAGTGGCAAATACCTTTTGATTTACTGTTTATCATTGTGGTGACTATGATAATAATAACTTTACTGTCAGTAAGAAAACCAATTAAAAAGATTTGTGAATTAGACATAATAGATGTAGTAAATGCACAATAA
- a CDS encoding ABC transporter ATP-binding protein — protein sequence MDILVVNNLCKTYGNGYTKVEALKDVSFTVSKGEFVTVVGESGSGKSTLLNLLGGLDTPTSGKIFIDGKEICSMKEEKQTIFRRRNIGFIFQSYNLIPELTVEQNIIFPLLLDYKKPDTIYLDEVLTILGLKDRKNHLPNQLSGGQQQRVAIGRALITKPSIILADEPTGNLDSKNSNDVISLLKVTAEKYNQTIIMITHNTNIASTADRILQVSDGVLKDLGVNRE from the coding sequence ATGGATATTCTTGTGGTTAACAATTTATGCAAAACATATGGAAATGGATATACAAAAGTAGAGGCATTAAAAGATGTATCATTTACAGTTTCAAAGGGAGAATTTGTTACTGTAGTTGGAGAGTCTGGTTCAGGGAAGAGTACATTATTAAATCTTTTAGGAGGTCTTGATACCCCAACCTCAGGAAAAATATTTATTGATGGCAAAGAAATATGTTCAATGAAAGAAGAAAAGCAGACTATTTTTCGACGTCGTAATATAGGATTTATATTTCAATCATATAATCTTATACCAGAATTAACTGTGGAACAAAATATAATATTTCCTTTATTACTAGATTACAAGAAACCAGATACTATTTATCTAGATGAAGTATTGACAATTTTAGGTCTTAAAGATAGAAAAAACCATCTTCCAAATCAATTATCTGGTGGTCAGCAACAAAGGGTTGCAATTGGAAGAGCATTGATTACAAAGCCATCAATTATATTGGCAGATGAGCCAACAGGAAATCTTGACAGTAAAAATAGTAATGATGTAATTTCACTTTTAAAAGTGACAGCAGAAAAATATAATCAAACTATTATTATGATAACTCATAATACAAATATAGCTTCTACAGCAGATAGGATACTACAGGTTTCTGATGGCGTGCTTAAAGACCTGGGGGTGAATAGAGAATGA
- a CDS encoding HAMP domain-containing histidine kinase: MKIFSNKDIKIFFLAIISILLMFIVAGQIVIINITNDYKSALLEHDYNIAGYLHSMGVDKSKIPAVFTTNEDKYILKGKEILNTAGYNFDTDDSFMPSVKLFQSKYIKTMFLYLFVFFTMIIFILYVYFFRQQNKIEEASYKIDSFMNGNINVRLNTYEEGSLSKLFGSIDAMSTSLNTHILKEKQNKEFLKNTISDISHQLKTPLTALMMYNQILQEESHNSEVVENFVQKSQNELERIESLIQNLLKITKIDSKTIILNKDSVNIKKLITKILYGFETRAEKEGKSISIRGLENTNLFCDYEWMSEALSNLIKNALDNTKENDKIMIEWIETPITTIISVKDTGNGIHIEDIYHIFKRFYRSKFSKSNQGLGLGLPLVKSIIEQHNGTITVESNFSQGSTFTLSFLKLTNM; the protein is encoded by the coding sequence ATGAAGATATTTTCTAATAAAGACATAAAAATATTTTTTTTGGCGATTATATCAATTTTATTGATGTTTATAGTAGCAGGTCAAATAGTAATTATAAATATAACTAATGATTATAAAAGTGCACTGTTAGAACATGATTATAATATAGCTGGATACTTACATAGTATGGGTGTTGATAAATCAAAAATACCAGCAGTATTTACTACTAATGAAGATAAATATATTTTAAAAGGAAAAGAAATCTTAAATACAGCTGGATATAACTTTGATACAGATGATAGTTTTATGCCAAGTGTGAAATTGTTTCAAAGTAAATATATAAAAACTATGTTTCTATATTTATTTGTGTTCTTTACTATGATTATTTTCATATTGTATGTGTATTTTTTTAGGCAACAAAACAAGATAGAAGAAGCTAGTTATAAAATTGATTCATTTATGAATGGAAATATAAATGTACGGTTAAATACTTATGAAGAAGGTAGCTTATCAAAGTTATTTGGTTCAATAGATGCTATGTCAACATCTCTAAACACGCACATACTGAAAGAAAAGCAGAATAAAGAATTTCTTAAGAATACAATTTCAGATATATCACATCAACTAAAAACTCCACTTACAGCATTGATGATGTATAATCAGATATTGCAAGAAGAGAGTCATAATAGTGAAGTTGTTGAAAATTTTGTACAGAAGAGTCAAAATGAATTAGAGCGTATAGAATCATTGATACAAAATTTATTAAAGATTACAAAGATAGATTCAAAGACAATAATTCTTAACAAAGATAGTGTTAACATAAAAAAACTGATTACTAAAATTTTATATGGTTTTGAAACTAGAGCAGAAAAAGAAGGAAAGAGTATTTCTATAAGAGGCCTAGAAAATACAAACTTGTTTTGTGATTATGAATGGATGTCAGAAGCTTTAAGTAATCTTATAAAAAATGCCTTAGATAATACAAAAGAGAACGATAAAATAATGATAGAGTGGATTGAAACACCTATAACAACTATTATTTCAGTGAAAGATACTGGAAATGGAATTCATATTGAAGATATATATCATATATTTAAAAGATTTTATAGGAGTAAGTTTTCAAAAAGTAATCAAGGTCTTGGACTAGGGTTGCCACTAGTTAAATCTATCATAGAACAACACAATGGAACCATCACTGTAGAGAGTAACTTTTCACAAGGAAGTACATTTACTCTAAGTTTTTTAAAACTTACTAATATGTAA
- a CDS encoding response regulator transcription factor: MSNILLVEDDLSLIYGLEFSIQKNGFSVDIARTVEEALKIYKEKNYDLLLLDVSLPDGNGFDICKKVREVSNVPIIFLTASDEEVNVVMGLDMGGDDYITKPFKLNELISRIKALLRRYNFTSENVTELKSNNITVKLLENRVFKNEIELELTTAEYKLLCLLMKNKNIVLTRKNILDKLWDGNGSFVDDNTLSVYVRRLRNKIEDNPENPKFLLTVRRMGYKWNVTK, encoded by the coding sequence ATGAGTAATATATTGTTGGTTGAAGATGATTTAAGTTTGATATATGGATTAGAATTTTCTATACAAAAGAATGGATTTAGCGTTGATATTGCAAGAACAGTAGAAGAAGCATTGAAAATTTACAAAGAAAAAAATTATGATTTACTGCTTTTGGATGTATCTTTACCTGATGGGAATGGTTTTGATATTTGTAAAAAGGTAAGAGAAGTTTCTAATGTGCCAATTATATTTTTAACTGCTTCTGATGAAGAAGTAAATGTAGTGATGGGGCTTGATATGGGTGGAGATGATTACATAACAAAACCTTTTAAATTAAATGAGTTAATTTCAAGAATAAAAGCTTTACTTAGACGTTATAATTTTACAAGTGAAAATGTAACTGAACTAAAGTCAAATAATATTACTGTTAAATTACTTGAAAATCGTGTTTTTAAAAACGAAATTGAGCTGGAGCTTACTACAGCAGAATATAAATTATTGTGCTTACTTATGAAAAATAAAAATATTGTACTTACAAGAAAAAATATACTGGACAAGTTATGGGATGGAAATGGTAGTTTTGTAGATGATAACACTCTGTCAGTATATGTAAGAAGGCTTAGAAATAAGATTGAAGATAATCCTGAAAATCCAAAATTTCTATTAACAGTTAGAAGAATGGGTTACAAATGGAATGTTACAAAGTGA
- a CDS encoding zinc ribbon domain-containing protein yields MEETRFCQCCGMPMGCTNELYGTNKDGSKSDDYCSYCFKDGEFTADISMEEMIEICIPPMVQSNKGMTEDEARSMMNNFFPTLKRWK; encoded by the coding sequence ATGGAAGAAACTAGATTTTGTCAATGTTGTGGTATGCCAATGGGATGTACTAATGAATTGTATGGAACAAATAAAGATGGAAGTAAAAGTGATGATTACTGTAGCTATTGTTTTAAAGATGGTGAATTTACTGCTGATATAAGTATGGAAGAGATGATAGAAATCTGTATACCTCCTATGGTTCAAAGTAATAAAGGTATGACTGAAGATGAAGCAAGAAGTATGATGAATAATTTCTTTCCAACATTAAAACGCTGGAAATAA
- a CDS encoding NADP-dependent malic enzyme translates to MSKDYAKLALEMHEVNKGKINVESKVEVKTKDDLSTAYTPGVAEPCLKIHENQEDVYRYTSKGNLVAVVSDGSAVLGLGDIGAEAAIPVMEGKSILFKQFGDVDAFPICLKTNDVDEIVKSVELMEPVFGGINLEDISSPRCFEIEDRLKKSLSIPVFHDDQHGTAIVVAAAIINAIKLIENKKIEDLEIVINGAGAAGIAIAKILLKMNVKNIILCNRSGALEANMERLNLVQKEMLDVTNIRNEKGSLKDVIKGKDVFIGVSGPKTVTKEMVESMSEKPIILAMANPTPEIMPEEAKLGGAFIMGTGRSDFPNQVNNVLAFPGIFRGALDVKAKEINEEMKIAAAYAIANTITDEEICPEYILPDVFNKNVVKNVAEAVKEAAIKTKVNRI, encoded by the coding sequence ATGTCTAAGGATTATGCAAAATTGGCATTAGAAATGCATGAAGTTAATAAAGGGAAAATAAATGTAGAAAGTAAAGTAGAAGTTAAAACTAAGGATGATTTATCAACAGCATATACGCCAGGTGTTGCAGAGCCTTGTCTAAAAATACATGAAAACCAAGAGGATGTTTATAGATATACTTCTAAAGGTAATTTAGTAGCAGTAGTTAGTGATGGAAGTGCTGTACTTGGATTAGGTGATATTGGTGCTGAAGCAGCTATACCTGTTATGGAAGGTAAATCTATATTATTTAAGCAATTTGGAGATGTAGATGCTTTTCCAATATGTTTAAAGACTAATGATGTAGATGAGATAGTTAAGTCTGTGGAATTAATGGAGCCAGTATTTGGAGGAATAAATTTAGAGGATATATCTTCTCCAAGATGTTTTGAAATAGAAGATAGATTAAAAAAATCTTTGAGTATACCTGTTTTTCATGATGACCAACATGGTACTGCAATAGTAGTGGCAGCAGCAATAATAAATGCAATAAAGTTAATTGAAAACAAAAAAATAGAAGATTTAGAAATAGTTATAAATGGAGCAGGTGCTGCAGGTATAGCAATAGCAAAAATATTACTTAAGATGAATGTTAAAAATATAATACTATGCAACAGAAGTGGTGCACTGGAAGCTAACATGGAAAGATTAAACTTGGTTCAAAAAGAAATGTTAGATGTAACTAATATAAGAAATGAAAAAGGTTCTTTGAAAGATGTTATAAAAGGTAAAGATGTATTTATAGGTGTTTCAGGTCCAAAAACTGTAACAAAAGAAATGGTTGAAAGTATGTCTGAAAAACCAATAATACTAGCAATGGCAAACCCTACTCCAGAAATAATGCCAGAAGAAGCAAAATTAGGTGGAGCGTTTATAATGGGAACTGGTCGTTCAGATTTCCCTAATCAAGTTAATAATGTTTTAGCATTCCCAGGAATATTTAGAGGGGCACTTGATGTTAAAGCTAAAGAAATAAATGAAGAAATGAAAATAGCAGCTGCATATGCAATTGCTAATACAATAACTGATGAAGAAATATGTCCAGAATATATATTACCAGATGTATTTAATAAAAATGTAGTAAAAAATGTTGCTGAAGCAGTTAAAGAAGCAGCAATAAAAACTAAAGTAAATAGAATATAA